One Halobacterium zhouii genomic region harbors:
- a CDS encoding lipopolysaccharide biosynthesis protein, with translation MAASTAELNIRRESLLSAASNVVLVVVHLSTLGLLTRALNPSGLGAYFYVLSAALIAIIPSRELSNIMRKRASESDSDTGEFFGLAQAGTLFYLLGFAGALALAAPVIVTYTPLSHATVVAFGVYTAVLTQSAMSTRLYDAVGSPGASMIVQSVRETVFLGGVAGLVWQGVATPQSVLFTAAGIHLLTALVIYLVVGVVPRVPSRDSLTSGFEFGKWSFPNGVASYLWEQAPPLLMGVLLGGAAVALYETAKRVTMVGAYLATCINDPLLVKASAIGSADEEVMHYVELALDYTPSVAIPVVFLMAPVTTELLTVIAGPEYATGGLVLVGVAAIHVLSGMMTPISAAIRGVDEPQYVFYVTVATLLVGAPAVALAAAGGGLASVVLVLVAMELGGVVFSEIAAYHAFDRFVVPNTLHLQFGAAAVAGAFVWAASNTFDVANASTLGFVLAVGAAVHYGLFALTSEHFRNGSIRTVRDVARFLGSATSVRSGDV, from the coding sequence ATGGCTGCAAGCACGGCAGAACTGAACATCAGACGCGAATCGCTGCTCTCGGCCGCGTCGAACGTGGTCCTCGTCGTCGTCCACCTGAGCACTCTGGGGCTTCTCACGCGAGCCCTGAACCCCTCGGGCCTGGGCGCTTACTTCTACGTGCTGTCGGCGGCGCTGATAGCGATCATCCCCTCTCGGGAGCTAAGCAACATCATGCGGAAGCGCGCGAGCGAGAGCGACTCCGACACGGGCGAGTTCTTCGGCCTCGCGCAGGCCGGCACCCTCTTCTATCTGCTCGGCTTCGCCGGCGCGCTCGCGCTCGCCGCTCCCGTGATCGTAACGTACACACCGCTCTCCCACGCAACGGTGGTCGCCTTCGGCGTCTACACGGCCGTTCTCACGCAGTCCGCGATGTCGACGCGGCTCTACGACGCCGTCGGGAGCCCCGGGGCGTCTATGATCGTGCAGTCGGTCCGCGAGACCGTGTTCCTCGGCGGCGTCGCCGGGCTCGTCTGGCAGGGCGTCGCCACGCCGCAGTCGGTGCTGTTCACGGCGGCCGGCATCCACCTCCTGACCGCGCTCGTCATCTACCTCGTCGTCGGCGTGGTCCCGCGCGTCCCCTCGCGGGACTCGCTCACGAGCGGGTTCGAGTTCGGGAAGTGGAGTTTCCCGAACGGCGTCGCGAGCTACCTCTGGGAGCAAGCCCCGCCGCTGCTGATGGGCGTGCTCCTCGGCGGCGCGGCGGTCGCGCTGTACGAGACGGCAAAGCGCGTGACGATGGTCGGCGCGTACCTCGCGACCTGCATCAACGACCCGCTGTTGGTGAAGGCGAGCGCCATCGGCTCCGCGGACGAAGAGGTGATGCATTACGTCGAACTCGCCCTCGACTACACGCCCAGCGTCGCCATCCCCGTCGTGTTCCTGATGGCGCCCGTCACCACCGAGTTGCTCACAGTCATCGCGGGCCCGGAGTACGCCACCGGCGGCCTGGTGCTCGTCGGCGTCGCCGCGATCCACGTCCTCTCCGGGATGATGACGCCGATATCGGCGGCGATCCGCGGCGTCGACGAACCCCAGTACGTGTTCTACGTCACCGTCGCGACGCTCCTTGTCGGCGCCCCCGCGGTCGCCCTCGCTGCCGCCGGAGGCGGTCTGGCGAGCGTCGTTCTCGTGCTCGTCGCGATGGAACTGGGCGGTGTCGTGTTCTCCGAGATAGCCGCGTACCACGCGTTCGACCGGTTCGTCGTCCCGAACACGCTCCACCTCCAGTTCGGCGCGGCGGCGGTCGCCGGCGCGTTCGTCTGGGCCGCGAGCAACACTTTCGACGTGGCGAACGCGTCGACGCTCGGGTTCGTGCTCGCGGTCGGCGCGGCCGTTCACTACGGCCTCTTCGCGCTGACGAGCGAGCACTTCCGGAACGGGTCGATCCGAACGGTCCGTGACGTCGCTCGGTTCCTCGGCAGCGCCACCTCAGTTCGCAGCGGGGACGTCTGA
- the rtcA gene encoding RNA 3'-terminal phosphate cyclase, with amino-acid sequence MHLLDGSAGGGQLVRTALTLSAVTDEPFRMRHVRRARSNPGLQAQHCAAVEAVAAACNAETDNVEVGAEEFSFEPNALDEEDEQQQVSVEVGTAGSVPLVFDALLPIGVALEEPFTAHLEGGTDAMWAPPFDYFQHVKFPLLEDHGVEASASVKRRGFYPRGGGKASLTVNPFSASPLELTERGERTSLTVHSVAEESLEDDDVAQRQADAVLERVGDAEQSVSYAEADSPGSAVVVDAEYEHSRAGFAVLGERGKPAEEVGEEAADAFEAFETGNAAVDEHLADQLIPYLALGGGEVRIPRVTNHVETCVNIVEEFGYDVSVEDDDDTVILSG; translated from the coding sequence ATGCACTTGCTCGACGGCAGCGCCGGTGGCGGACAACTCGTCCGCACCGCGCTTACACTGTCTGCGGTTACTGACGAACCGTTCAGGATGCGTCACGTTCGTCGCGCGCGCTCGAACCCTGGACTCCAGGCCCAGCACTGTGCAGCCGTGGAGGCCGTCGCCGCCGCCTGCAACGCCGAGACGGACAACGTCGAGGTCGGGGCCGAGGAGTTCAGCTTCGAACCGAACGCGCTCGACGAGGAAGACGAACAACAACAGGTGTCGGTCGAGGTCGGCACCGCCGGGAGCGTTCCACTCGTCTTCGACGCGCTGCTCCCCATCGGTGTCGCGCTCGAGGAACCGTTCACCGCGCACCTCGAGGGCGGCACGGACGCGATGTGGGCCCCGCCGTTCGACTACTTCCAGCACGTCAAGTTCCCGCTACTGGAGGACCACGGCGTCGAGGCGTCTGCCTCGGTGAAGCGCCGCGGGTTCTACCCACGCGGCGGTGGCAAGGCCTCGCTCACGGTGAACCCGTTCTCCGCGTCGCCGCTCGAACTCACCGAGCGCGGCGAACGAACGTCGCTGACCGTTCACTCCGTCGCCGAGGAGTCACTCGAGGACGACGACGTCGCACAGCGCCAGGCCGACGCCGTCCTCGAACGCGTCGGAGACGCCGAGCAGTCGGTGTCGTACGCCGAGGCCGACTCGCCTGGCTCCGCGGTCGTCGTCGACGCGGAGTACGAGCACTCGCGGGCCGGGTTCGCGGTGCTCGGGGAGCGCGGCAAGCCGGCCGAAGAGGTCGGCGAGGAGGCCGCCGACGCGTTCGAGGCGTTCGAGACCGGGAACGCGGCGGTGGACGAACACCTCGCCGACCAGTTGATCCCGTACCTCGCGCTCGGCGGCGGCGAGGTTCGAATCCCGCGCGTGACGAACCACGTCGAGACGTGCGTGAACATCGTCGAGGAGTTCGGGTACGACGTGAGCGTCGAGGACGACGACGACACGGTCATTCTCTCAGGGTAA
- a CDS encoding ketopantoate reductase family protein → MRVVVLGAGSLGSLVGGLLAMTDADVTILGRESEHVEAVRERGLRVVHPDGTDSTVDVPVATDAAAAADADLLVVCVKSYDTDEAVSGVASHLDETDVLTLQNGLGNAETIAAAVPEERVIAGTTTHGAVIESPGVVRHAGRGDTTIGRCFAVNDDRVQATATLLSDAGLSATVTDDPKAAVWEKVLVNAGINAATALARVPNGALVESEPGEGLLERAVWEGVRVARAEGVDVPEDCVERTREVAERTATNHSSMRQDVEAGKQTEIEALNGALARRADDHGVDAPVNETLADLVRLTERPSESDDQLHD, encoded by the coding sequence ATGCGCGTGGTGGTGCTGGGCGCCGGGTCGCTCGGGTCGCTCGTCGGCGGACTCCTCGCGATGACGGATGCGGACGTGACGATACTCGGCCGCGAAAGCGAGCACGTCGAGGCCGTTCGGGAGCGCGGTCTTCGAGTCGTCCATCCGGACGGGACCGACTCCACAGTCGACGTCCCCGTCGCGACGGACGCCGCGGCCGCGGCGGACGCCGACCTGCTCGTCGTCTGCGTGAAGAGTTACGACACCGACGAGGCGGTCTCCGGGGTCGCGAGCCACCTCGACGAGACGGACGTGCTGACGCTCCAGAACGGACTCGGGAACGCCGAGACCATCGCCGCCGCCGTCCCCGAGGAGCGCGTGATTGCGGGGACGACGACCCACGGCGCGGTCATCGAGTCGCCCGGCGTCGTGCGACACGCGGGTCGCGGTGACACGACCATCGGCCGGTGCTTCGCTGTGAACGACGACCGGGTCCAGGCCACTGCGACGCTGCTCTCCGACGCCGGGCTCTCGGCCACCGTCACGGACGACCCGAAGGCGGCAGTCTGGGAGAAGGTGCTCGTGAACGCGGGAATCAACGCTGCGACAGCGCTCGCGCGCGTCCCGAACGGCGCGCTCGTAGAGTCCGAACCGGGCGAAGGACTACTCGAACGAGCGGTCTGGGAGGGAGTTCGGGTCGCGCGAGCCGAGGGCGTCGACGTTCCGGAGGACTGCGTCGAGCGCACGCGCGAGGTGGCCGAGCGCACCGCGACGAATCACTCCTCGATGCGGCAGGACGTGGAAGCCGGAAAGCAGACCGAGATCGAGGCGCTGAACGGCGCTCTCGCCCGCCGCGCCGACGACCACGGCGTCGACGCGCCTGTGAACGAGACGCTGGCCGACCTCGTCCGGTTGACCGAACGGCCCTCCGAGAGCGACGACCAGCTACACGACTGA
- a CDS encoding winged helix-turn-helix domain-containing protein, producing MSGSNQAFDGADGLPEDGLPPAEAFALLGNETRITILQELWRAPEHPVSFSDLRKRVEMRDSAQFNYHLSKLTDQFVRRTDEGYEFRYAGEKVVRAILAGTFTDQVALDFPVEGACFSCGGSLEGRYADERLGVHCTDCGETFGRYGFPPGGLRDRTTTEVESAFDQRVRHLHCLAADGVCPECGGRMSTDVVPDDEDALGLEVRVDHTCEQCRHTISSPVGLSLLDDSRVVAFHAEHDVDLNERAHWTLRWCVTDETTEYEADPVRVAVTIVLDGEAMDVTLDGDLQVVSTERRCANASSDDARMAAD from the coding sequence ATGAGCGGTTCGAACCAGGCGTTCGACGGCGCCGACGGACTCCCCGAGGACGGGTTGCCGCCGGCGGAGGCGTTCGCGCTGCTCGGCAACGAGACGCGCATCACAATCCTCCAGGAGTTGTGGCGCGCGCCCGAGCACCCCGTGTCCTTCTCGGACCTGCGCAAGCGCGTCGAGATGCGGGACAGCGCGCAGTTCAACTACCACCTCTCGAAGCTCACGGACCAGTTCGTGCGCCGCACAGACGAGGGGTACGAGTTCCGGTACGCCGGCGAGAAGGTCGTCAGGGCGATTCTCGCGGGGACGTTCACGGACCAGGTAGCGCTCGACTTCCCGGTCGAGGGCGCGTGCTTCTCGTGTGGCGGGTCACTGGAGGGCCGATACGCGGACGAGCGACTCGGCGTCCACTGCACTGACTGCGGGGAGACGTTCGGGCGGTACGGCTTCCCGCCGGGTGGACTGCGCGACCGCACCACGACCGAAGTGGAGTCGGCGTTCGACCAGCGCGTGCGCCACCTCCACTGTCTCGCCGCGGACGGTGTCTGTCCGGAGTGTGGCGGTCGGATGAGCACCGACGTCGTCCCGGACGACGAGGACGCGCTGGGGTTGGAGGTGCGCGTCGACCACACGTGCGAGCAGTGCCGTCACACCATTTCGTCGCCCGTCGGTCTCTCCCTGTTGGACGATTCTCGCGTCGTGGCGTTCCACGCGGAGCACGACGTCGACCTCAACGAGCGGGCGCACTGGACGCTTCGCTGGTGTGTCACCGACGAGACCACGGAGTACGAGGCGGACCCGGTCCGCGTGGCCGTCACCATCGTACTCGATGGCGAGGCGATGGACGTGACTCTCGACGGCGATCTGCAGGTCGTGAGCACCGAGCGCCGCTGTGCCAACGCGAGTAGCGACGACGCGCGGATGGCGGCGGACTGA
- a CDS encoding DUF7261 family protein, giving the protein MDSRDGRGQLILVAGFGLAVAFVALALVLNTVVFTENLATRNHDRTDEALAFEGAVEQGVGGIVSEVNDNESATYVSLQAELNASIPQWSDNATLLSAARGSLRNGSLAGVENGTRLARPSTGKLATGDLAVDVSETRRFQLFVTPESATGVTVEVAGDDDLWSVTVSNSTENPSWTDVVVSQNGDVVAQNTTKSNTVEVDLTEGLVNGTRVANWTFAGGVDAPYTISVTGDGETTGKYVLFVDEQVSDLTTDAPTATPAIYRAYVDISVRTDALTYESNVSVAPSDPPGNETYALDG; this is encoded by the coding sequence ATGGACTCACGAGACGGGCGCGGCCAGCTCATCCTCGTCGCGGGGTTCGGTCTCGCCGTCGCGTTCGTCGCGCTCGCGCTCGTGTTGAACACCGTCGTGTTCACGGAGAACCTCGCCACGCGGAACCACGACCGGACGGACGAAGCGCTGGCGTTCGAGGGCGCCGTCGAGCAGGGCGTCGGTGGGATAGTTTCGGAAGTGAACGACAACGAGAGCGCCACCTACGTCTCGCTTCAGGCCGAACTCAACGCGTCGATACCGCAGTGGAGTGACAACGCCACGTTGCTCTCGGCGGCCCGCGGGAGCCTCCGGAATGGGTCGCTCGCGGGCGTCGAGAACGGAACGCGACTCGCGCGCCCGAGCACCGGCAAACTGGCTACCGGGGACCTCGCCGTGGACGTGAGCGAGACGCGGCGCTTCCAGTTGTTCGTCACGCCGGAGTCGGCGACGGGCGTGACTGTCGAGGTTGCGGGCGACGACGACTTGTGGAGCGTTACTGTCTCGAACAGTACGGAGAACCCGTCATGGACGGACGTGGTCGTGAGCCAGAACGGGGATGTCGTCGCGCAGAACACGACGAAGTCGAACACAGTCGAGGTCGACCTGACGGAGGGACTCGTGAACGGTACGCGCGTCGCCAACTGGACGTTCGCTGGGGGCGTGGACGCGCCGTACACGATTTCGGTCACGGGCGACGGCGAGACGACCGGGAAGTACGTCCTGTTCGTCGACGAGCAAGTGAGCGACCTGACGACGGACGCGCCAACGGCGACGCCAGCTATCTATCGCGCGTACGTCGACATCTCCGTGCGGACGGACGCACTCACCTACGAGTCGAACGTGTCGGTCGCGCCCAGCGACCCGCCGGGGAACGAGACGTACGCGCTCGACGGGTAG
- a CDS encoding ABC transporter permease has product MSALSNGLKALTEREILRFVRRPYNTFLPPLITNVLYFSVFGVILGARIDDVGGVPYIQFILPGLVVLGAVSNAFENASFSIFHGRWNMYIHEALTSPLAYWEMVVAYVASSALRGVIIGTLIAAIGAVFTPVHSLANPLYAVAFMLVITTLFAAFGVIGGLVAEDFDHLTVLNQFILRPLVFFGGVFYSLDALGEPFRTLSLLNPMVYMVNGVRYGVIGVSDIDPTAALAVLSGLTIVVLGIDVWLFQRGYGLTD; this is encoded by the coding sequence ATGAGCGCGCTCTCCAACGGTCTGAAGGCGCTCACCGAGCGCGAGATACTGCGCTTCGTGCGCCGCCCGTACAACACGTTCCTCCCGCCGCTCATCACGAACGTCCTCTACTTCAGCGTGTTCGGCGTCATCCTCGGCGCGCGCATCGACGACGTCGGCGGCGTCCCGTACATCCAGTTCATCCTCCCGGGCCTCGTCGTGCTCGGCGCCGTGTCGAACGCCTTCGAGAACGCCTCCTTCTCCATCTTCCACGGGAGATGGAACATGTACATCCACGAGGCGCTGACGAGTCCGCTCGCGTACTGGGAGATGGTGGTGGCGTACGTCGCGTCCTCCGCGCTCCGGGGGGTCATCATCGGCACCCTCATCGCCGCAATCGGCGCCGTGTTCACGCCCGTTCACTCGCTCGCGAACCCGCTGTACGCCGTCGCGTTCATGCTCGTCATCACGACGCTGTTCGCCGCGTTCGGCGTCATCGGCGGCCTCGTCGCGGAGGACTTCGACCACCTCACGGTGCTCAACCAGTTCATCCTCCGACCGCTCGTGTTCTTCGGCGGCGTGTTCTACAGCCTCGACGCGCTCGGCGAACCGTTCCGTACGCTCAGCCTGCTGAACCCGATGGTGTACATGGTCAACGGCGTTCGGTACGGCGTCATCGGCGTCTCGGACATCGACCCGACTGCCGCGCTCGCCGTGCTTTCGGGGCTGACAATCGTCGTGCTCGGAATCGACGTGTGGCTGTTCCAGCGCGGCTACGGGCTCACGGACTGA
- a CDS encoding phosphoglycolate phosphatase → MVPPLAVDIDGTLSRPDGSIDSRVMDVLREWDAPVVIATGKALPYPVALCRFVGIETRVIAENGGVAFANDDIFYFGSREVADDVTREFEAAGHELGWGDADLVNRWRETEVAVNRNQPLDALTELAAEHGQEVVDTGYAYHVKAPEMSKGAALRTVAAELDLDPEAFTAVGDSENDVELFGVAGESFAVANADDAARAAANEVVAESYADGFLAAVERISE, encoded by the coding sequence ATGGTTCCACCGCTCGCCGTCGACATCGACGGCACACTGAGTCGCCCGGACGGGTCCATCGATTCCAGAGTCATGGACGTGCTCCGGGAGTGGGACGCGCCGGTGGTGATTGCGACCGGGAAGGCGCTCCCGTATCCGGTGGCGCTCTGCCGGTTCGTCGGCATCGAGACGCGCGTCATCGCGGAGAACGGCGGCGTCGCGTTCGCGAACGACGATATCTTCTACTTCGGCAGTCGCGAGGTTGCGGACGACGTGACCCGGGAGTTCGAGGCCGCAGGCCACGAGCTCGGCTGGGGCGACGCCGACCTCGTGAACCGGTGGCGGGAGACCGAGGTCGCGGTGAACCGGAACCAGCCACTCGACGCGCTCACCGAACTCGCCGCGGAACACGGCCAGGAGGTCGTCGACACCGGGTACGCGTACCACGTCAAGGCCCCGGAGATGAGCAAGGGCGCGGCGCTGCGAACCGTCGCTGCGGAACTGGACCTCGACCCGGAGGCGTTCACCGCGGTGGGGGACTCGGAGAACGACGTGGAGTTGTTCGGCGTCGCGGGCGAGTCGTTCGCGGTGGCGAACGCGGACGACGCGGCGCGGGCGGCCGCCAACGAGGTCGTGGCGGAGTCCTACGCGGATGGCTTTCTGGCGGCCGTCGAGCGCATCAGCGAGTGA
- a CDS encoding DUF1684 domain-containing protein — protein sequence MDGDFDESAWRDRLRTHREDKDDFLAGHPQSPIPEGEREAFSGLEYFDLDPAYRVLARFERAHSPDVEKLASTRGPPQSYERVGVFGFELDGDHHTLAAFRVEGAESLFVPFTDETSGDETYRQGRYLDVDAAGADDRETVALDFNLAYSPFCAYDDNFSCAVPPAENELDVEVRAGERV from the coding sequence ATGGATGGCGATTTCGACGAGAGCGCGTGGCGAGACCGGCTCCGCACTCACCGCGAGGACAAAGACGACTTCCTCGCCGGCCACCCCCAGTCTCCGATTCCAGAGGGGGAGCGCGAGGCGTTCTCGGGGCTGGAGTACTTCGACCTCGACCCGGCGTACCGCGTTCTCGCTCGCTTCGAGCGCGCGCACTCGCCGGACGTGGAGAAACTGGCGTCGACGCGCGGCCCGCCCCAGTCCTACGAGCGCGTCGGCGTCTTCGGCTTCGAACTGGACGGCGACCACCACACGCTCGCGGCGTTCCGCGTCGAGGGCGCCGAGTCGCTGTTCGTGCCGTTCACCGACGAGACCAGCGGGGACGAGACGTACCGACAGGGTCGCTATCTGGACGTCGACGCTGCCGGCGCGGACGACCGGGAGACGGTCGCACTCGATTTCAACCTCGCGTACAGTCCGTTCTGCGCGTACGACGACAACTTCTCGTGTGCAGTTCCACCCGCGGAGAACGAACTCGACGTCGAGGTGCGCGCCGGAGAGCGCGTCTGA
- a CDS encoding carotenoid biosynthesis protein, whose translation MERGRAYAVSVVTLGLLSLAHALWTWPRQATLALFGGGALVAFVAEAVVVQLGWLDHHVGPKLLGVPLYVLFGWTGVVYVSFRVALLVTPGWAAVALAAVLATALDVLSDPRGVAEGHWTYTDDLPGPRHRDVPWWNYAGWLAVSASTAALALQYLP comes from the coding sequence ATGGAACGCGGCCGTGCCTACGCTGTGTCTGTCGTCACGCTCGGTCTTCTCTCACTCGCACACGCGCTCTGGACGTGGCCACGCCAGGCCACGCTTGCGCTGTTCGGTGGTGGCGCACTCGTCGCGTTCGTCGCAGAAGCAGTCGTCGTCCAGCTAGGGTGGCTCGACCACCACGTCGGCCCGAAACTGCTGGGCGTTCCGCTGTACGTACTGTTCGGTTGGACTGGCGTCGTGTACGTGTCGTTCCGGGTCGCTCTGCTGGTGACCCCGGGGTGGGCTGCCGTCGCGCTCGCTGCCGTACTCGCGACGGCCCTCGACGTCCTCTCGGACCCTCGCGGCGTCGCGGAGGGCCACTGGACGTACACCGACGACCTGCCCGGCCCGCGCCACCGCGACGTCCCGTGGTGGAACTACGCAGGGTGGCTCGCGGTCAGCGCGAGCACCGCTGCGCTCGCGCTCCAGTACTTACCCTGA
- a CDS encoding M24 family metallopeptidase, translating into MTVFEERTRRCQALLRDRDAAGAVLFPSPNCYYLTGFQETPSERHLLLFVPADGNPAFVAPEMYDEQLREASWVSDVRLWADGDDPVELVREVGSDLGVASGELLLDPTMWAQFTQDLRDAFPDAGWGLADEVIGPLRVRKDDTELAALRRAADAADAAVRDVRALGEDAIGMTETELADHVEDRLEANGGTGTSFETIVGSGPNGAKPHHHRTDREIQRGEPVVLDFGTRVDEYPSDQTRTVVFAGDPPEEYEAVHETVREAQQAAVDTVEPGVAAEDVDAAARDVIERAGYGEQFTHRTGHGVGLDVHEEPYVVEGNERELEPGMVFSVEPGVYLSGEFGVRIEDLVIVTEDGCERLNDTDRGWQA; encoded by the coding sequence ATGACCGTCTTCGAGGAGCGAACGCGTCGCTGCCAGGCGCTGCTCCGCGACCGAGACGCGGCTGGCGCCGTGTTGTTCCCGAGTCCGAACTGCTACTACCTCACCGGATTCCAGGAGACGCCGAGCGAACGCCACCTCCTGTTGTTCGTCCCAGCCGACGGTAATCCGGCGTTCGTCGCGCCTGAGATGTACGACGAGCAGTTGCGGGAAGCGTCCTGGGTGTCCGACGTTCGGCTGTGGGCCGACGGCGACGACCCGGTCGAACTGGTCCGCGAGGTGGGGTCGGACCTCGGCGTGGCGTCGGGAGAGCTGTTGCTCGACCCGACGATGTGGGCGCAGTTCACTCAGGACCTCCGTGACGCCTTCCCGGATGCAGGGTGGGGTCTCGCAGACGAGGTGATCGGCCCGCTCCGGGTGCGGAAGGACGACACCGAGCTGGCCGCGCTGCGTCGCGCTGCGGACGCCGCGGACGCCGCAGTCCGGGACGTCAGGGCGCTCGGAGAGGACGCTATCGGCATGACGGAGACGGAACTCGCCGACCACGTCGAGGACCGACTCGAAGCCAACGGCGGAACCGGAACGTCCTTCGAGACCATCGTCGGGAGCGGACCGAACGGCGCGAAGCCACACCACCACCGGACCGACCGCGAGATACAGCGTGGAGAGCCGGTGGTGCTGGACTTCGGGACGCGCGTCGACGAGTACCCGAGCGACCAGACGCGAACGGTCGTGTTCGCGGGCGACCCACCCGAGGAGTACGAGGCGGTCCACGAAACCGTCCGAGAAGCACAGCAGGCAGCCGTCGACACAGTCGAACCAGGCGTCGCCGCCGAGGACGTGGACGCCGCTGCGCGCGACGTCATCGAACGCGCGGGCTACGGGGAGCAGTTCACTCACCGCACCGGCCACGGCGTCGGACTCGACGTCCACGAGGAACCGTACGTCGTCGAGGGCAACGAGCGGGAACTGGAACCAGGGATGGTGTTCTCCGTGGAGCCCGGCGTCTACCTGTCCGGGGAGTTCGGCGTGCGAATCGAGGACCTCGTCATCGTCACCGAGGACGGCTGCGAGCGCCTGAACGACACCGACCGCGGGTGGCAGGCATAA
- a CDS encoding DUF6663 family protein gives METTTEGAFRVLGKAPGREGVPGSEVTGSSSSERSEFDGDLLLLDRADQEPVRVDGGGYDGALAESVDALSPGYLVTATLSWSDGDARFEACEIQKRTLFTYVGAASGMFEAALDVMEQAHQEGVGVHGRPTFSTDDEPNGAVYAFAEQAGERDVFEEIRTGSLPLEPLVDRLDEYEDCAHEVFVMRPVEHDFVVVYLVLHRDSVLADTVRDTYDCPRPSDA, from the coding sequence ATGGAGACCACCACGGAGGGGGCGTTTCGCGTGCTCGGAAAGGCACCGGGGCGCGAGGGGGTTCCCGGGAGTGAAGTGACTGGGAGCTCGTCGAGCGAGCGAAGCGAGTTCGACGGTGACCTGCTGTTGCTCGACCGCGCAGACCAGGAGCCCGTACGCGTCGACGGCGGCGGGTACGACGGCGCGCTCGCGGAGTCGGTCGACGCGCTCTCCCCGGGCTATCTCGTGACCGCGACGCTCTCTTGGAGCGACGGCGACGCTCGATTCGAGGCGTGTGAGATTCAGAAACGGACGTTGTTCACGTACGTCGGGGCTGCCTCCGGCATGTTCGAGGCAGCCCTCGACGTCATGGAACAAGCCCACCAGGAGGGCGTCGGCGTCCACGGCCGCCCGACGTTCAGCACGGACGACGAACCCAACGGCGCCGTCTACGCGTTCGCCGAGCAGGCGGGTGAGCGCGACGTCTTCGAGGAGATTCGCACCGGCTCGCTCCCGCTAGAACCGCTCGTCGACCGCCTCGACGAGTACGAGGACTGCGCCCACGAAGTGTTCGTGATGCGGCCCGTCGAGCACGACTTCGTCGTCGTCTACCTCGTCCTCCACCGGGATTCTGTTCTCGCGGACACCGTGCGCGACACCTACGACTGCCCGCGCCCGTCGGACGCGTAG
- a CDS encoding ABC transporter ATP-binding protein: MPPAIRTDNLVKEYGDVRALDGLSLTVPEGSFFGLLGPNGAGKTTFINTLVGLARKTNGSAEVFGHDVEDDYREARDAIGLAPQEFNVDRFFPIREVLMHKAGYHGVPEDEAAERAAEALELVGLDGKAETRFDWLSGGMKRRFMLARAMVTDPDLLILDEPTAGVDVELRRDLWDVITRLNDDGTTILLTTHYIEEAERLCDEVAIVDSGRKVTVATPDELTQRGTDTVRLALEEPTSSIPDVTGDGIEQADVDGDTVELRAGNGSQAVPTAVRRLEAGGHRVVDVDISRTSLEEVFVDMTRREEEATEERGEDSVEVTV; the protein is encoded by the coding sequence ATGCCGCCAGCGATACGCACCGACAACCTCGTGAAGGAGTACGGGGACGTCCGCGCGCTCGACGGGCTCTCGCTCACCGTTCCCGAGGGCTCCTTTTTCGGGCTGCTCGGGCCGAACGGCGCGGGGAAGACGACGTTCATCAACACGCTCGTCGGCCTCGCGCGCAAGACCAACGGGAGCGCTGAAGTGTTCGGACACGACGTCGAAGACGACTACCGCGAAGCGCGGGACGCCATCGGCCTCGCGCCCCAGGAGTTCAACGTCGACCGCTTTTTCCCCATCCGGGAGGTGTTGATGCACAAGGCGGGCTACCACGGCGTGCCCGAGGACGAGGCCGCCGAACGCGCCGCCGAGGCGCTCGAACTCGTCGGCCTCGACGGGAAGGCCGAAACCCGGTTCGACTGGCTCTCCGGCGGGATGAAACGGCGGTTCATGCTCGCCCGCGCGATGGTCACCGACCCCGACCTGCTCATCCTCGACGAACCGACGGCTGGCGTGGACGTCGAGTTGCGCCGCGACCTCTGGGACGTCATCACGCGCCTGAACGACGACGGCACCACGATTCTCCTCACCACGCACTACATCGAGGAGGCAGAACGCCTCTGCGACGAGGTGGCAATCGTCGACTCGGGGCGGAAGGTCACCGTCGCGACGCCCGACGAACTCACCCAGCGCGGCACCGACACGGTCCGCCTCGCGCTCGAGGAGCCGACCAGTTCGATCCCCGACGTCACCGGCGACGGCATCGAACAGGCCGACGTGGACGGCGACACGGTCGAACTCCGTGCTGGCAACGGGAGCCAGGCGGTCCCCACCGCAGTGCGTCGACTGGAGGCCGGCGGCCATCGCGTCGTCGACGTCGACATCTCGCGGACGAGCCTCGAGGAGGTGTTCGTGGACATGACGCGCCGCGAGGAGGAAGCGACCGAGGAGCGCGGTGAGGATTCGGTCGAGGTGACCGTATGA